Genomic segment of Lemur catta isolate mLemCat1 chromosome 2, mLemCat1.pri, whole genome shotgun sequence:
ATAAAGCTACAAATAAATGGTGTGGATTACTAGAGATCCAGGTTTTAGATCAATATAATAAATGgctttttaagaattaaaaattttataaaactcatGGAATATATTATCTCAGGAAGTACTTATCTACCATAACACGATGAATATATGAAAGCCCTATTGGACATATCTTGGAAGGTGGGCCAGAACAGCTGTGCCCTCATCAGTGATGTTTATAAGTGCGACATCAGTATAAGATTTCATCTCAAAGacttttttattctataattaaCTAATCCtttgtctatatattttagtaaaatatttttatggagatgttttatatacatatcatttaaaagaaagtattaatatcacTGATAAATTTTGTAGCAATCATTTGAAGCAATTGAGGATTTTGAAACAACACGATAACTGATATCCTCTTACAATACTCTGGATCTGCAGTGATAGGAGCCAGCACTCTAAGCAATTCTGTTTACTGATAATTGTATATTAAGTAATATAATAGTAAATAGTAACAGTGATGagaattatagtaataataataatctaagACCAATATTTATCCTCAGATAGGAAATGTACATTCCAAATAACCTCAGTATAGTCCAATTCACAGAGTAACATATCACAAGAGTAGGGCATTCtgagaaaagaacaaattagcCCAAACCcttgcattcttttcttttaaaaaatattttcttgtatttaacacaaaatataaatgcaGAACTTAATGTATTATTATAAATCAAATAGCCATGAGATTACTACCTACAacgaaaaataaaatatcaccagAAACTCCACTCACCATCATCACATCATaaccccctccctctcttctaAGAGTAATCACTGTCCTGAAGTAGGCATTAACTTCCTTACTTCTccttatatttttatcctttcagtGTGCATTCTTTACTCCTGGTTTTGAATgtgtaaacacataaaaatatatagatatatatgcaaatatatatacatataaatgtatgcatacatgtatatacagTACTGTCACTTTATGATGAAGGTATGTTCTGAAAAATGTACCATTAGGCTATCTCTtccttgtgtgaacatcatagagtatacttacacaaacctagttGGTATAGCTGACTACACACATAAGTTATAAGGTATAGCCTACTGCTCCCAGTCTACAAACCTGTactgcatgttactgtactgaatactgtaggcaattgtaacacaatggtatttgtgtatctaaacatggaaaaggtatGGTAAAATATGGTATTAGAAGATATGAGAGTACCATCATATATGTAGTCCAACATTGATTGAAAAATTGTTATGCCACACATGACTGTGGATACAGACAGTCCCTGACATACAGTGGTTTGACTCATAGATTTTTTACTTTACAAGTAAACATTCaatagaaactgtactttgagtaccaatacaaccattctgtttttcactttcagtacagtattcaataaattacctGAGATATTcaatcctttattaaaaaataggctttatgttagatgattttgcccaattgtATGCTAATGTAGGCATTATGTACATAATTACATTatgctaggctaagctatgatgctcTGCATGTTAGGTgtattaaaagcattttcaacTTTCATTTTCAGCTAACAATGGGGTTATCAATACATAACCTCATCATAAATAGAGgatcattgtgtgtgtgtgtatgtgtgtgtatcttagAGCAAAAGAATTGTACAGTATAAGTTTTGGTTTCTGGATTTTTCAATTAACATATTCATGTAACTCAACTGTGTGTTGCATGTACAGTTGTGCATTACTAATTTTCATTAATACAtggtattcattttatttatctattgctCTTTTGATGATCAGATAGGTTATTTGGTATTTGGTAAATATGGCTGCTATTAATATTACTGCACTACTTCTTGAAACACATGTAACAGTCTTCTGTTGAgcagatttcaaattttaaatattctattgaATGTATGATGGTATATTTTATCATggcttaaatttgcattttcctgattgcAAATAAGGATGAGCGCTTGTATATCCACTCTTTCAAATGATCTGTTTAAGTCTTTTTAtcatatttctattaaattacttatctttttcttattgatttattagAACACTTATATATTCTAGATCTAAGCCCTTTGTCTGTTATACACATAGCATTTTTAGTATTCTACTCTATGACTTTTCCAAGCCAACATAAAAGAACTGAAGGAAATTTTGCATGTTAAGGTTATTGGCCAAGAAGTGTTATGGCCAAGAGAGAAGAACTTTAAAAGGCTGTGGGTCCTAAAGCATAAGTTTGGAGTAAAAGTGACCAGAGATAATGCACATTAATGTAACACAGTAATTAATGTAATttggataattaaaaataataaaatataatgaatgtgaCTATGTTAGTTAATGTAAATATAAGTATAGATAGAGAAATATTGgcaaagagaaagacaaagatagaCATAAAGCAAAAGAGGGATTTAGATACATAGTGTATATTACAaccaagttaatttttatttgaaggaGCAAGAACTACAGAATTGCAGATTGTAAAccaatggaaacattttattaaactttttcaCATAAATGATAGTGagtaaatgtgaattttaaaattgttttgcatcacagcacaattcacaattgcaaagatgtggaataaacctaagtgcctatcaactgatgagtgaataaagaaaacacacatacacaatagaGTACTACTCAATCATAAAAAGCAGTGAAATAATGTCAtctgtagcaacttggatggaagtggagaatattatcctaaggaaaatatctcaggaatggaaaaacatgaaccgtatgttctcactaataactaggagctaaacgatgggtacacatggtcataaaacaatgtaaagaatgttggaaaccaagaaaggaggagggtgagggggaTGCAGGACAAAaacttacctactgggtacaataaACATTATTATAGTGAGGGGcacactaaaagtcctgacttcagcattatacaattcatccatgtaacaagaactcTTACAATgcttaataatttgaaataaaaattatttttaaaaatgtttggtagaattcaactgTGATGCAATCAAGTCCTGAgattttctttgatgggaaactttttattactgacCCAGTTTTCTTACTTGTTATTcatttgttcagattttctattgcTTCATGATTTAGTTTTGGTAAGCTTTATGtgtttaggaatttatccatttattatatTATGGGTCATCTAGTTTGTTAGTGTATAACTTTTCATAGTAATCTCTTATAATCCTTTGTATTCCTGTGCTATTAGTTGTAACgtcaattctttcatttttgatattatttatttgagatttaTTTGAGGCTTCCCCTTTTTTTCCTTAGTCTAGTTAAaggttttttatttgattttgcttaTCTTATAACAAAGGGCTTTTAGTTTTTGTGgtcttttctatcattttatgagtctttatttcattatttctgttctttattatttccattcttcTACTAATGTTGGtcttaatttgttcctttttttttttttttttggttccatgaGGTAcaaagttaggttgtttatttagaatctgtttttctttttttatgtaggcatttattgctgtAAAATTCCCTCTTAGAACTGATTTCCCTGAATCTCATAAGTtttagtatgttgtgtttccattttcatttttttcaagattttttttaaatatcctttttaatttcttctttgatctatttGTTGTTCAGAGCCATGtagttttttatgtatttgtaaattttccaaatttctcctgttattgatttctggatTCATTCCATTATGGTCAAAAAGacacttgatataatttcaatcttttaaaattttttaagacttgttttgtggtctaacataTTATCTGTCTTGGAAATGGAGTGTGtgaacttgagaagaatgtgtattctgctgctattAGATgggatgttttatatatatatatatgtaaggtttttttttttcttggtctagAATGTAGTTCAAATTCAAGTTTTCTTATTGACTTTCTAAGTGACCTGCCTACTTTTGAAAGTGAAGTGTTGAAGTTCCCTATATTATTCTATTGCAATCTATCTTTTTCTTcatatctaataatatttgctttatgtatagGCAGTCCACAACTTACAATGGCTtaacttatgattttttaattttatgaggatATGAAAATGATACACATTCACTAGAAACCATAatttgagtacccatacaaccattctgtttttcactttcagtatagtattcaataaattacctgagttattcaatattttattacaaaataggcTCTGTGTTGGATATTTTTGCCCAATAGtaagctaatgtaagtgttctgggcACATTTAAGGTAGTATAGGCCAAGTTATGATGTTTGGCAGGTTAGGTATGTTAAATGCATTTCTGACATATTTTCAACTCACGATGGCTTTATCAGAAGTAATCCCATTGTAAAAGTTAAGGAACATCTATAATTAGGTGCTTTaatgtagggtgtgtgtgtgtgtgtatttactaTTGTTATATGTTCTTGATGAATTGATCTCTGtatcattacataatgaccttTGATTGTTTTACACGTTTTTGACTTAaggtttattttatctgatataagcaTAGATGTCCCTGCtgtcttttggattttatttacatagaatatctttctccattctttcactttcaaacTATGTGTGGACTTAAAGGTGAAATAAATCTCTTGCAGGCAGTAACCAattaggtcattttttttttaattcatgcagccactctgtcttttgattggagaattttatccatttatattcaaggcAAGTATTGTTAGGAAAgaactgccattttgttaatttttttctggttgttttgtagattctttgtttctttcttcctctcttgctgacTTTCTTTGTGATTAGGTGATTTTCTCTAGTGGCATGCTTTGATTCCTCACTTTGTAAACTTTTATGTATCTACTATGCTTTTTGCTTTGTGATTACCATGTAGATTACATAAAAATCATATAGATATAACAGGGTATTTTAAGCTAACAACTTAATTTTGATCACACAACTTAACACTACTCTTTTAATTTACttcccattttatgtttttaatgaaacattttatatatacataatgtaatatatacatatatgtatggattgttttaaaattttgacttaaggtctattttatctgatatatgtATAGATATCCCTGctgtcttttgatttccatttgcatggaatgtcttcttctatcctttcactttcaatctGTTTGTGGCCTTAAAGGTAAAggatacatatatgtgtgtatatcatacacacacacacacacacacacatgtacatatatatatatacacatatatatatacatatcccttagcaaattattgtagctattattttaatagttttgtcttttaaacttTGTACTAAAGATATAAGTAATTTACACACCACTATTACAGTATTATGagtttggttttgtgttttcctttaccagtgagttttatactttcatttgtttttgtgttactgattagtgttcctttctttcagcTTGAAGAACCCTCTTTTGCATTTCTTGTAAGAAGATCTTGTGGTGATGAATTTCCTTGGCTTTTCTTAGTCTGAAaagtctttatctttctttaatttttgaaggatagATTTTTGGGTAaagtattcttggttggcagtttttTTCCTTAAGCACTTTGAACATATTACCTCACTCTTTCCTGAcatgtaaggtttctgctgagaaattcaCTCCTAGTCTTATTGAAACACCCTTAtgtgtgatttgtttttttcctctggttgcttttagaatcttttcttttcttttttttctttttcagttttgacAGTTTTATTATAAGTCTTGGCAAGCTCTTGTTTGAATTGAATTTTACTGGAGATTTTTGACTTTtctgtacctggatatttatatctttgccCAGATTTGGAAATGTTTCTATAATTTGTTTAAGTAAGCATTCTATCTGTTTGCTCCTGTCTTCTTGTTCTTTAACTCCTATAACTTAAAAATGTACTCTCTTGGTACCACCCTATAAATCCTGTAAGCTGCCTtcattgcttttcattctttcttctcctctgactatatatttacaaaaaaatcttcAAGTTCACAGATACTTTTTATGGCTTGGTCAATACTGGTACTGATACTCTCtcttgcatttttcatttcattaattgtatttttaagcttcagaatttctgggtttttttataatttcaatctcactgttaaatttctcattttgattAATTATTgttctccagattttttttttttgaattgtttgtattttcttgaagttTGCTGAGattccttaaaacaattattttgggtttttttgtcaGGCAACTTGTATATCTCCATTTCTTTACTggtggtttattttatttctttagtggtGACATATTTCTCTCATTGTTCTTGATACTTGTGCTTGTTCGTTGGTGTCTACACATTTAAAGAactaggaatttatttttgtcattgcaaATTGGCTTTTTCTGGGAAAGCCCTTCACCAGTCAGCTTATTTAGAGATTCTGGGCAGATCACCTGGCATGGTCTACAGGTCAGCTTGCTCCTGGAGTTCTCAGGGTATCTAGTCTGATGTCTGGGTCAGCAGGTGGGCAGGCCTGGCACCTGAGTCTACTGGATTGAGCCTATAACATGGTTCTCCTGACTGATTGGGTCTGTGGGGTTGAGTCTGGGTCTAGGCTTCATAAGGTCATGCCTAGTTCTTGTGTTCTCAGAGGTCAACAGGAAGCTTGAATCCACAAGGGCTGACTTGGTGCTGGTGAGGGACTTGAATCTGAATCTGCAAGGGCCAGCCAGGTACTGGGATGAGCCTGGTACCTATGTCAACTGGGATGGACCTGGGACATGAGTCCATGGAACCTGAGTCTACAAGGGTGTACCTGGAGCTCCAGTCCATGGTGGCCAACCTGCACCAGGATCTACTGGGTGGGCATGGACCTTGTGTCTAGTAGAGCATCCATGGATTCTGAGTCCATTGGAGGCTGGGGCCATACAGATGGCTTAGAGATGGGGATTATAGGTGATGCCATGGTGCCTGGAGCCATGCAGGCTGGCCTGGAGACTGGGTTGTGGGGGCAAGCCTGGTACCTGGGTCCACAAGAGTGGTCTTGGAGCTTGGGTTGGTGAAGGCTGGCCCAGAATTGGTATCCACTGGAATAGACCTGCACTTTGGGTCTGCTGGAGCAGTCCCGGAGCCTGGGGCTGCTTAGGCATATGATCTCAGGGACTGACCTTGCACTGGGCAGGGCTGAATCCGATATTTGTGGGTGACAGCCCAGtgcctgaagccaggagttctgAACTAGCACTGGGATGGACTTGAAGCCTGGGATTGTATGGGCCTAGCTGGCTCTGGGTTGGTCTGAAAACTGGACTGATATTGGGGCAGCCCCAAAGCCTAGGGCCACTGGACCAGGCCTGGTAGTAGGACAGGTTCAGACACTGAGTTTGCCAGGCAGGTCTAGAGTCTGGGACTACTAGATTTGGCCTGGAACCAAGGCAGAACTGGAAGCTCAGTCTTCCAGTACCAGTAAGGAGTCTGGGGCTATGGGGGCCTGCTCAGCACTGGGTTTTACTTAGACGGGCCCAGTGTTGAGGTCTAAGACAAAGTTCAATGCTcacttcccctttcttctttcatgtGAAGGATATCTTCTTCTACACTGCATTGTCTAGTTTTGGGGGCGGGGTGACATGAGTAATGTAAAACGATCCTTCCCAACCTcttcaatatatcttttcttatttctgtgctcAACTCAGGTGCTATAATCTTTCACTTGGTTTCCTTAGctcttgtgaaggtattttgaTGCATGGATAATTATTCAAATTAATGATTctagggggaggaggaggactggAACGTTCTATTCCATGATCCTGCTAACATCTTGTTCAATTTAGTCAAGGAGAATTTGTTTTAAACTAAGCCGCTAATCCTTAGTCTAGAATTTTGTTGCTCAGCTGCCTTTTCAAGTTATCTTAATTGCACCATCCTTTGAATTAACAAGAACACTTTAATTAATACCACTGTCCAAGACCCTTACATCTTTGGATGTAGAAAGTATATTGTCTTATCAAAAGAGACAATATTCTTTCTGCATCCAAAGATGTAAGGGTCTTGGACAGTGGtgattgaccaaaaaaaaaaaaaaaaaaaagaaagttttgccAGCTGGTAGGTAGGAGGGAAATTGAGACAACAGCCCAATGTGGCACTGACAACATTTAAAACACTGAGACAACAGCACTATGGCACTAACAATGTTTAAAAAGGTGGCAGGAACCAAGGATCAAATCATTTTTCCTCATGGAAATAGTAAAGACATTTGGCTAGCCAGCATTCTGCCAAAAATCAGACCCTCTGACTTCAAAATAAgagttctttctcattttaaacatgaatttCAGTTGTCATAAAGCTGGAATATGAAAGTCAAGAACAGATAAGTAAACGGGGAATGAGATAGAAAACATACTTAGAGTGGTTACTTCATTTCAGCTGACAGGTATTGATTAAAATGTTCAAGACACActtctccttattttattttacctgtgTTGTTTTCTTCTGTCCCGTATTGTGCCCTTTCCAATATTGTGGAAAACTTACTGCTCATTGAGGGTAATTTTTTGAGATTCAATGTGCATCTAGTTGGCAATGGTATCACAGGACTGGTAACACGTTGGGGAGAacacactgtaaaaaaaaaaattactttgaaaatataagacaaaaatatttttagaaataatgacaCTAATGTATTAGCCTTTATTTCATGGCCCTATATAttataaaaggttttttaaaaataacaaacacacAGGACACATGTGTAAAATccagttgaataaatgaatgaatgatttggcTATTAATAAGGTTATCTCACATAGTTATTATAAGGAATAATAATACAGGCAAAAGGCAGAACAAATGCTAGCTATTGAATTCATTGCTATTAAGAAAAAACAACCGTGCATATTGAAATCTATATAATACTATGGATCTCAGAGTATTTCCAAAAAGTGAGAGAATTTAATGAATATgttctaattaatttttatgaatataaaggagaaaattattgtctcatttaaattaatttttactccTTGGTTTACATTATTCATTGAAGTCCATCCACTTCTCCCCTTTTAGTGAGAAATTGTCAGCTAAAAAGTTATTTGTGTTTGAATGTTAGGGCAGAATAACAATGAAAGAATGGAATATTgcagatttattttaatgtgacTTCCTCTGATCTTAATAATGACAGATATCTTGGTAATCCaaagaaagcagcaagagaaagaagaaagagaatttaacTGGAAGTGAGTAGATGTGTAGCTAGTCTCAGTTAGGAATGTAATAAAATTTGAAGCCTTTAGCAAAGTATTTTACCTGACTTTACCTCTTGTAGCAATACTATCAAAGTGGGGAAGAATAATTTCCAAgcataatttcatttcattccaaattttttcaaatctatttatAGATTAAATTTAGTTAAATTTGAGTGTTGAATAAACACATTTAATGGATTGATTAAATCAATgtagcattattttcttttgaccatttacatatacatatacaaaatgtaTATTCTCATATAATCAAGGTGAATTACAGCCTTATTAGTGCATTGTGcttgaaaaattattcaaatattgtCATCATCTGGGGAATATAAATAAACGTAATCTGACACAGTGATGGTATTCTATGCTGTCAAtgatattcatttaaaaaagatcCTAACTCCTCTCCTCCTTTAATGCTGATCCCTTGACCCCTCTGGCAATAATATTCACATTACCTGGTAGAATGTAGACaccaaagaagaacaaaatagagaaaaaggctAAGATCTTCATTGTAAATGATATCTTGGGAGAAAACAGTCTACAGATTATCTGTCTTAACTCAGGCGTTgttggaagaagaaagagcaaaccctttcatttctagaagtccTCTGCACAGTCTTGATCACTGAGGCTTATTAAGAGCAAGAACATTTCTATGCTTGGTCGAATAGTGCCACAATCAAAGAAAGAGATAGCGGCTGGAAAAAGTGCATTGTCACACAAAAATCCCATCTGCTGATTCCTCTTGCGGTCAGTTTCTTTAAGAAACTTTAACAGTTACAAGAATGTGGGTATAAATTGCTAAGTGACCAAGGTTCAAAATAGTCCTTTAGCAATTCACTTGATATTccaaagtatttgttttatataatcaCATTTACTATTTTAATGTCCACAATATTAACAACAAATCTCAATGTAACAAGAAATCCAAACCATAGAATTTTAGACTGAAATTATCATAGAGAATATTTACttttacacataaaattattGTGATCCAGACTGGTCAGATAATTTCATAATCcatatccttttttatttaaaatatatgtgaagaTAAATCATGATAGTTTACTGATAGTTATGGATATTATTCTAGCTAGCTTAGTTGTACCTTAAAGAAAGTTCTGTCCCCTCAAGTAGGATTTACAAATGCCAATGCATaaacattccattttataaaattggaatGCGTTTATCTGatgtttgttgttgctattatctTTTATGTAGTGAGGAGTTATTTCTAGCTCATTTGTAAGTTGCCTAAAGTCTGTTACAGTAGATCTATCAAGAAGAGCTGAAATTGTTCTCCAGACCCCATAAGGATCATTGACCCATTGATTCTCTTACCACATCCAAAGACAGCACTAAGAATTTGGGTATAAAGGAGTGCTAGTGAGCATTAGCCAGCCTTATTTTACATCTACAGAATGTTATTTGCAAAGGTTTCTGcaattaaaagatacaaatgtTCAGAATTTTGGCAAGGTTTCCTGAGCAAAGTAATAAAGAGGTATGAGCAAGAATTGTTTCCTTCTAAGACCAATTTCTTCACTCTGTaagatataaattaaaagttaaagaaaCTCTAAAAGCTAAGAACTTGTTGAGAAGCACTTGACTGAGAATTTCTCTATCAACTGACATAGTGTAAGATTGTTTAAGCCCATCTCCATGTAACATTAATTCCACAAATACTAAGCAAACACCTACCATATGCCTGTTACTGCCTTAATTGCTGTGGCCCAACTGTGAAAAAGATAGGCCATTTGATTGTTGTGGATGAGTGAAAGCTCTAGTTGGTCACTGAaaccaaaatccaaaatcaattaaaaataatttattgggtGCCTTCTCTATTATCAAAACTCCCACGAACAGACAcaagaaaagagcagaaaagataaaaggtctcattgattttctgttttaatttttttcaaagacatgGCAGGGGTATAATATTGCTGCCTTACTACAAAGGACTGATGCCatttagaaattttgttttgtatatttcacTTGTTTAatctaaatgaagaaaacaacagCAATATGAAAACATTACAGCTGCTTCAGTTAGGACACTTTGTGACCCAGGTCTAGTCTAATCCCGTGGAGAACGTGGAcactgctccttttttttttgaacaggTAAGCATTGCCTCAATCTTTTATTTTGCATGCccaacatattaaatatattctacaaAATCTACACCACTCAACAGAACTAGGCTattcttttctacatttattgtttaaatatgagaaaatacatcacttaaattgttttgttttatatatattaagaattttaaatcatGGTCAACTGGATTATTCAGGAATGCTTTGATTTGCTGATTACATGATTACTTCCTAGTCATTCcagatatttagaaaacaaataaataagatcatAAGATGCTAAGATCTTGTCattaagaaattcaaattatttttgaaaagacatgcaaataaatacatgacAAATCAATAGAATAAATGCCATAAAAGTTGTATGAAAATAGTTCTCATGTGTTTTCTAGTGTAGTATTTTCTTCCTGTAGCATGAAACCCAACACTGATGCTTGCATATTATGACGATCTGGACTAGGGTTTTTGTAGACCTAATAAGAAGAAACCTTGACTGTTGGAATTACAGCAAAAATTGgtattttgaagcaaatattttatccttctttatttttctcttcactctctAATTCTGTTACATTTATCCACCACAGTTAGTGCTCCATCAAAAACCTCACCAGCTTGGAtgataaaaatgcacaaaatgtGTTTACACTCTGCTGATCAAGGAATAGGGAGAATAACTCCCGTTGGACAACTGAGAATGCCTCTTCATGAGCAAAATTTCCCCAATTaagtttgcctttttttctaaGACATTATTACACTATTTTTCAGTACCTAAGAAAGAAACTTTCAATTTTCCCAAACATTTTAGAGTAGAGGAAAACAGAGCAAGAGACTGAGCGAATGCATATTTGTGCTCATATTCAAATGTCGTCTTCATTAAATACATGGCCGTTTTGCTTGCCTGTCATTTATCACCTACACTTCAGTAAGATCATTACCCTGTTTGAAAAGAAATATCAAGATGATCATCAAatactctttttcattttctaacctAATTTTAGTGATCACTATCAGGGACACCAGATCCATGGAATATAAAGTCATGAGTTGCAAAGTCCTCTTCTCTCGCTGTTTGATATACTCATTCATTGACTGAAACTAGGACTAGAGTGAAACTTACTAGACCTATACATTACTTAAGGCTCAACAAGGAAATAGCAA
This window contains:
- the LOC123632937 gene encoding uncharacterized protein LOC123632937 isoform X1; the protein is MKILAFFSILFFFGVYILPVCSPQRVTSPVIPLPTRCTLNLKKLPSMSSKFSTILERAQYGTEENNTDNPYFFRPFYYLISGSPLDIPNLHRLTSLQDLSALDAAHPDW
- the LOC123632937 gene encoding uncharacterized protein LOC123632937 isoform X2 — protein: MKILAFFSILFFFGVYILPVCSPQRVTSPVIPLPTRCTLNLKKLPSMSNNPYFFRPFYYLISGSPLDIPNLHRLTSLQDLSALDAAHPDW